CATGCGCTCGACCATTTCCATCGACCAGCTTGGTTCCAGCTCGTTGAGCCAGACAGCCAGGGTGGAACTCATGATGCCGCCGCCGACCAGCAGCACGTCGACTTTCTTGGTGTCTGCGGCGTGCGCTTGCATGAAGCTCGCCGCGACTGCCAGACCCAGCAAGGTCTTGCCAGCTTTCTTGAACATTGATCGATTCCAGTCAGTAGAACGGAGGGTGGGCCTGTGGCTGGCCCTGGTTTCCATGTTCTTCAGCGCAGGCTTGTTGTGATCATTGTTCAGCAGCCAGAGAGACATTGGACGCGCCAGCCTTTGGTCGGATTGACCGACAAGGCTGAAACGATTTACGGATTGTAACCGAATTGCCAGCACAAACAAACGCGGGCCGGAGCGTCAATACGACAGGTTGCCACGCGACAAGCCGCCACGCAGGTCGGTGGCGAATCCCATCGTCAGAAAACAAAAACCCCCGGCCAAGTCCTTGGTCGGGGGTCTTGGATCAAGCCGCAATCGGCCTGATCAGGGGTATCCCAGGATTACTGCTGCTGAGGCAGTTTATCGATCGGGCCGCAGCCGCCGATCATCTTGGAGATGGAAACCGATGGGTGGAACAGGTAGTCGTACGAGCAGTTCTTCGGCTGGTTGTAGACTTGGCCAGTGCAACCGGACAGCAGGGCAACGCCCGAAACGACAGCAACAGCAACAGTAGCTTTGATCAGCTTTTTCATAAAAATCCTTTAAGTCCATGATCCACCATCAAGCTGATGGCGCGCGGATCATACGGGAAAAGGATGAAAGTGTGAACGCTGTTAGTACATACGCACTAGTTGTGGATCGTGAACTCATCCATTCTCGGAGCCGAAACCAAGCCTGCTAAATCGTTACAGGCAGCCTTATTGGGCATGAATCGACTCTACTTGCCCTCCTGTAGGCGCGGATTCATCCGCGAAGCAAACACCGCATTTTTTGACGACTGTCGAGGCATATGCACCTGCTTGCCAACGTCAACTAAACCGACCAGAGTTCTACATTCCTATGTTTTGTCTGTACCCTCACCGCCGCCCAGCACACCGCGATGATCCATACCAAACCGCCCGGCCAGGTCATGGCATTGACCGCCGTCCACGAATTCGACAGCGCACGCACTTTGGTCGAGATGGCCTTGAGCCGTGTACAGGCAAGGCATTGATCGCGTCACCCCGCGAACAAGGAGAATCGGCATGAGCAAAGAAAGGCCCACTACCACAATCGGCATCTGAAGTTTTGTCGAAAGCGGTGAAATCAACAACGAACAACCGCTGTTTTGAGTGTCACGCGCTGGACTATGCGCTGGAACAATCCACAATATTGATGACCTGTACCCACACCCTGAGCGATATCGCGCTGACGCACGACCTGAAGAACGCCCCTACATTGTTAGCCGCCGCACACTATCTCACCGGCATGGCCAAAGCACTGTCGCAAGATGTCTCCCACGCAATTACGAACAACCCGTCTGTTTAATGCAAAAAGCCCCGTAGCGCGAACTACGGGGCTCTCCGCAAAGAGGCTGGAAGGGAAACTTGATCCCGTAATCCCATGCATTGAAATCGTTTCAAACTTCATTGCACGCATTCTTTCGAGCGAAAGTGGCGACTCTCTTCAAGGCTCGACAGACACGTAAATAGTAGCACTTAGCCATGTCAACGCCTTGCCTAATAGCCGGTAGTCCATTTCCGAATCGAGTATTCAGGCCCGCCAACGTGTTGCCGCTGGCTGGGTGCTGCTCTAGGCTCTTCCTCGTCGGAGCCCTAGACGAACAGATCATGGTGCTTCAGGAGCTATTCGTAGTGGAGGCCGCAGATGGCTAAAAAAGACACACCAGGCGGTGGGCCGCGAAAACCCTGGGCCAACCATCTTCAGCGGCTTCATGCAGCAGGCATGGGCTTGGGTGGACGTGACAAGCCAGCAGAGTGGGTTGATGCTGCAACCCTAAACGGCCTGACCCGCGAAGAACTCAATGCCAAGTTCGAGACCATCGAGATCAAGATGGATGCTCGGGTAGAAGCCATCGCTTCGAAAATCGACGGTTTTCTCGGCGCCCAGACAGAGCGCGACAAGCGTCTGGATGACACGATCACAGGCGTGCGTCGAGACATTGTTCGGCTAGGGAACCTGAAGCTGAATATCTGGGGCGCCATGCTGACCGCTGTTGCGCTTGGTGTAGCGGTGGCAGCACTGAGCGTGTCGCTTTATCAAACAGGTAAAGGCGACATCCTGCCCCAGTCGTCACCTGCGATCCAGGCACCCGCCTTGGACCACGCTACACCCGACGCGTAGAAACACGTCGCAGCGAGTCTCTCCCTGAGCTTACCCACTTCCGTAAACGACGAAGCCCCCGAAAACTTACGTTTCCGGGGGCTTCGACTACTTCGCGTATGGCGGAGAGATAGGGATTTGAACCCTAGGTACTGTTGCCAGTACAACGGATTTCGAATCCGTCCCGTTCGACCACTCCGGCATCTCTCCAATGGCGCGCATCATACCAGCGTTTTCGTTTCTGGCAAACCTTTTTTGAAAAAAATTCGCGTGGTATCAGGCGCTTGCGTGAACGCGCCGCTTACAGCGGCACGCCCAGGCGTTTGGCAACTTCTTCGTAGGCTTCGATCACGTCGCCCAAGCCCTGGCGGAAGCGGTCCTTGTCCATCTTCTTGCGGGTCTCTTTATCCCACAGGCGGCAGCCGTCCGGGCTGAACTCGTCGCCCAGGACGATCTGGCCGTGGAACACACCGAACTCCAGCTTGAAGTCGACCAGCAAGAGGCCTGCGTCATCGAACAGCTTGCTCAGCACTTCGTTGACTTTCAGCGACAGCTTCTTCATCTCGACCAGCTGCTCGGCGGTGCCCCAGCCGAAGGCGACGACGTGGGATTCGTTGATGAAGGGGTCGCCCTTCTCGTCGTTCTTCAGGAACAGTTCGAAGGTGGACGGCTCCAGCTTGATGCCCTCCTCCACGCCCAGGCGCTTGACCAGGCTGCCGGCGGCATAGTTACGCACCACGCATTCGACCGGGATCATGTCGAGCTTCTTCACCAGGCACTCGTTGTCGCCCAGCAGCTTGTCGAACTGGGTTGGTACGCCGGCTTCTTCAAGCTTCTGCATGATGAAGGCGTTGAACTTGTTGTTCACCATGCCCTTGCGGTCCAGCTGCTCGATGCGCTTGCCGTCGAACGCCGAGGTGTCGTTACGGAACAGCAGGATCAAGCGGTCGGCGTCGTCGGTCTTGTAAACCGATTTGGCCTTGCCGCGGTAGAGTTCGTCGCGTTTTTCCATGATGGGCTCCGCTTGCTTGAGTAGGTGGGCTAGGCGATCTGGCGCCAGTCGAGCCCATGGTCCTGGTTGGCCACCTGGAGCCAGTCCGGGTCGCACCCGAGGGTGTCGACAAAGCACTGGCGGGCCAGATGTGGCAGGTTGTTCTTGCTGCTGAGATGGGCCAGCACCAGGTGCTGCAGGTGCTGCCAGCCCAACTCGGCCACCAGGCTGGCGGCCTGGTGGTTGTTCAAATGTCCCTGGCTGCCGCCGACCCGTAGCTTGAGAAAGTTCGGGTAATGACCGCGGGCCAGCAGGTCACGGCAATGGTTGGCCTCGATCAGCAGTGCGTCCAGCCCTTGATAGCGCGACAACAGGTGGTAGTCGTAGCTGCCCAGGTCGGTGAGCATGCCGAAACGCCGGCGGCCATCGCTGATCACGTACTGCAACGGTTCGTAGGCGTCGTGCTCGACCCGGGTGGCGCTGACCTGCAGGTCACCGACCGTCAGCACATCGCCACAACCGAGAAAACCGGCCACATCCACCGGTTTGCGCAAACCGCGCAACGTGCCTTGGCTCATGTAGACCGGTACATTGTAGCGGCGCGACAGCAACCCTACCCCATGCACGTGGTCGGCATGTTCGTGGGTCACCAGCACCGCGCTCAGTTGCGAGGCCGACACCCCGAGCAGCGCCAGGCGCCGCTCGGTTTCCCGTAGCGAGAAGCCGCAGTCGACCAGGATGAAGGTGTCACCACTGGCGATCAGCGTGCCGTTTCCCTGGCTGCCGCTTCCAAGAACCGCGAAGCGCACTTAGCCCAGGTGGTCCTGGATCGCGCTCAGCACGCGGCGGGCCACATCGGCTGGGGCCACGGTGTTGATGTTCTTCTCGACGGTGACCTGAACGTTCTCGCCCACCTTGCTCAGGCGTACCTGATAACGCTCGGCACGGGCTTCACGCTCTTCCTTGCTTGGTTCGCTGCCGAACAGGCGGCTGAAGAAGCCAGGCTCCTTCTGCTTGTCGTCGGGCTTCTCGGACAGGTTGATGTAGTACAGGCCCAGGCTGCGGTTGATGTCCTCGACGCGCCACTCGCCCTGCTCCAGGGCACGGCCCACGCCGGACCAGGCACGATCGAGATCGGAGCCCAGGTACAGCACCGGGTTGCCGCTGCCGTCCTCGCTCAGGCTGACCTGGCTCGGGGCGTCGAAGTCACGCGCGGCGAGCAGCGACACCGAACCGCCTTTCTCGGCGTTGCGGTTCATGCTGGCGAGCATCTCGTCGACCAGCAGCGCGTCGGCGCCGGTATTGCTGGAGGTGGACGGGAAACTCGGTTCAGCCGTGCTGCCGGCCGGGCGCTCGACGCTGACCACGTACACTTCTGAGGTGTTGCGCTGCACGCCCGGCTCCATGCGCACCCGCACACGGACTTCGCTGTCCGGGCTGCTGGAGGCGCTGGCCAGACGCTGGCCGAGGGAGGCGGACAGCTCGTCGAAACGCTGCCAGGTGGTGCTGAACTCGCCAGTCTGCGGACGCTCTTCGGCGATGCGGAAGCCGTTGTCCTCGAAGAACTGGCGGGTCACCGGCCAGACTTCGGCCGGCGAGCGCTGGGCCAGCACCCAACGGCTGCTACCGCTGCGCTGCAGGCTGAAATCGCTGACTTCGGCGGTGGCCGACAGCGCTTGTGGACGCGGCACTTCGAACTCGCCGGTAGCGCGATCGTCGGCGACGTTACGCGGGATCGGCAGCAGCGGGTCCATGCGCTTGACGTTGCTGGCGTCCGGCGGCAGCTGCATCGGCGCGGTGGGGTGCGCCTGCAGGTAATCGCTGCCGCGGTCGCGGAAATAGCCAT
This genomic stretch from Pseudomonas entomophila harbors:
- the bamC gene encoding outer membrane protein assembly factor BamC, whose translation is MKRLAGLSTLALIISSTSGCGWLWGEDGYFRDRGSDYLQAHPTAPMQLPPDASNVKRMDPLLPIPRNVADDRATGEFEVPRPQALSATAEVSDFSLQRSGSSRWVLAQRSPAEVWPVTRQFFEDNGFRIAEERPQTGEFSTTWQRFDELSASLGQRLASASSSPDSEVRVRVRMEPGVQRNTSEVYVVSVERPAGSTAEPSFPSTSSNTGADALLVDEMLASMNRNAEKGGSVSLLAARDFDAPSQVSLSEDGSGNPVLYLGSDLDRAWSGVGRALEQGEWRVEDINRSLGLYYINLSEKPDDKQKEPGFFSRLFGSEPSKEEREARAERYQVRLSKVGENVQVTVEKNINTVAPADVARRVLSAIQDHLG
- a CDS encoding DUF3077 domain-containing protein; this encodes MKSTTNNRCFECHALDYALEQSTILMTCTHTLSDIALTHDLKNAPTLLAAAHYLTGMAKALSQDVSHAITNNPSV
- the purC gene encoding phosphoribosylaminoimidazolesuccinocarboxamide synthase, giving the protein MEKRDELYRGKAKSVYKTDDADRLILLFRNDTSAFDGKRIEQLDRKGMVNNKFNAFIMQKLEEAGVPTQFDKLLGDNECLVKKLDMIPVECVVRNYAAGSLVKRLGVEEGIKLEPSTFELFLKNDEKGDPFINESHVVAFGWGTAEQLVEMKKLSLKVNEVLSKLFDDAGLLLVDFKLEFGVFHGQIVLGDEFSPDGCRLWDKETRKKMDKDRFRQGLGDVIEAYEEVAKRLGVPL
- a CDS encoding DUF4223 family protein; this translates as MKKLIKATVAVAVVSGVALLSGCTGQVYNQPKNCSYDYLFHPSVSISKMIGGCGPIDKLPQQQ
- a CDS encoding MBL fold metallo-hydrolase — its product is MRFAVLGSGSQGNGTLIASGDTFILVDCGFSLRETERRLALLGVSASQLSAVLVTHEHADHVHGVGLLSRRYNVPVYMSQGTLRGLRKPVDVAGFLGCGDVLTVGDLQVSATRVEHDAYEPLQYVISDGRRRFGMLTDLGSYDYHLLSRYQGLDALLIEANHCRDLLARGHYPNFLKLRVGGSQGHLNNHQAASLVAELGWQHLQHLVLAHLSSKNNLPHLARQCFVDTLGCDPDWLQVANQDHGLDWRQIA